The window ATTCTTTCAGCCTGCAGCATATTTTTGGGTAGCAGTAATGTTTATCTGTACTTTATAACGGGAAAACAGGACTCTCTCAGTTTGAAtccttttgggggaaaagaaactAGGACACTGTATGAAAATACAGAGCGgattattttcactgaaatgtaCTCCACTTACAATTGACCGTTCTTTTACCCCCAGTGTTATATGAAAAAGAAGCAAGGTTTCACTGAGTTTCAAAACAAATGGTAATTGTAAGATGTTAGATTTTTGCTTTGTCAGGGTTTCAACCAAACATCTAAGAACTGAGTTTCATAAAATTTCTCTGgaacaccttttttaaaaatacactttttttttaaaaggaagctcGCAGTTATAAAAACCCATCCCCTGAAATACAGGGCTTTGGCTGCTGAATTACTTTAATACCccttttttaagaaatactttaaagCCATGATTTATTTAGGACTGAATACTGTAAATAAGATAATCTTTTGTGAAGCTGGGTCACATTAGCCAATACGTTGTATTGGGTCAATGTAGGTTTAGGTAGGATTGTccaaatgttttgcatttatttagttGTGCGTCTGCATTTCCGTAAAGGTTACACGAAAagtgaggaaggaaaagaaaggggaggcagggaaagagggagCTATAAAAAAACATACTGGTAATATAGTTACTGGTGTTTGTAGTTAAAGTTGAGCAAAGGTAATCCATTTATTCGTGTGTCATTTTCAAAACTGTTAGTTTTAACCATTGTTTTTAGCAGCGtaatgtctttctctttccccctaGAAATTTATCAGCTAAACTTACAGCAtaattagcaagaaaaaaaattcaaataaatattgaCAGTACTACAGACTTTCAAGTTTGTACTTATGTGTTTGCAGCGTCTTTGAGTTCAGTAATGGAAGTCTGCTAGCTGCCTTCACCCTAAATGAATTGTTGCAAAAGGTAGTCTTAGTGCctctggtttttttccctgtgatttcATTGTCCATAaagacatctaaaaataaaaaacattgtcTAGAAACTGGTGACGAAGATGAGAAGATGGAATCTTAAATCTTATCTCAGATTTCCTTAGGTATTTGCTGTATGCACTTTGAGCTATAAGTTAACATGGGGCTGTGAGATTTGCTTCTTAAAGGGAACTGgaatcttaacaaaaaaaaaaaaaatagtattacttAGCCCTAACAGAAATCTAAAGAAATGTCACGATTGTTGCCATTCTTCCTAGTCATTGATCATCTTGCTGTGGCAATCTCATGTTGTAggaatgcattaatttttttttttgaatgacatTGTTAATGAAGTTAAGTCAGGAGGGAGAACTTTGGATGAGATTTAAGTAAATCTGGCATATGATTTTTCCTATATCTGTGTTTCCTGTTTACCAGCAACATGTGTGGTCCTGATCAAGATAGGATACAGAATCTGTATCTGATGTTAAGGGTCCTGTAGATTCCTCTGCATTATAGTCGAGCTGTTCTGTTTAAAGATTTAATAGTAGTCCACCCAATCAGATAAAGCCTATTTTAATACTTCACAGAACTGTAGCTGTGGCTAGGCAATAAGGTACTTCTGTTTTTTGTATATGCGAGTTGAGTAATGTAGACTAATCTGTGAAGctacagtaaggaaaaaaaccaaacaacaaaagcccaaCTGATGAAAGTAAGCCTGATAAAATTTTGAATCCATGCTGCTGTTTGGCTTTTAGTCTCCTCCTGTCCTCCGTCCTGTTCCCGTGGACAGCAGCTACAATGTCCTGGTAAGACAGAGAAAGTTTTGAATTGAAAGACGGATAAAGAAAGTTAGAGGGtcagaaataaatacattcaaaagttaatgtctgtcttctttttctgcagaaaatgtttttatcttcAGGTGTTGAACAAGTGTGGAGTTGTCCAAAAGGAGGTCTATCGCTAGAGGGTTGTTCTGTtttgcgttgtttttttttccagaaatcagCTGACTTACTGCAACAAATTTACTAAATATTACTGTATGTCATGAGGTTAAGTACTTTCAGAATAAACTTGTGTTATTATGTCTTCAATTTCTAAAATACCACAAGTTTTTTTGCATATTGTCTGGAGAGTAAAATTTTGGTTTACATTAACAGCCTCAGTGTAGTCTCAATTGttacagctgcagctgcttttatttaGCATGGTTTGCTTGCTGAGAGTTGTATGTAATCCTTGTTTTGAGGTCTGCATACTGTATCCCCAGTTATAACACAGAAGTCAGAAAGCAAACTTGTTGGCAACGACTGCCTTCTATATAGGACTGTGGTTTTTGAACTGACAACTCTGTCTGGGGGATGCATTCATGTCCCAGTCGATGGGGAGTGGTTAAGCTGTGGTTTGTCTCCAAAGACTTGCTCACTCAAGTATAGATTGACTCCTGAATCCAGAAATACTTCAACTGCTTTTGCTTAAAATGGATCCTAAGCTAAAGCCTTGTGAATTAGAGCCGGCTGTGTCTTGGGTCTGATACCGTGTCTGTGACAGTAGGTGCCTCTTCACACTGTAAAACTGGTCAATGCTGTGCAGAGATATTTGAGTAGTTCTACAGGGTTTGTCTTGTGTTGAAATAAAATGCCTCTTGGTGACAAGCCTGCCCAGTCTGCCATGGCCACTAAATGGTAGATATTATGGCCACTGCAGTGCTTCTGCATCACTCTTTCCATATTTAGCCTCTTAACTGTTTTTACCTAGTTCATTCTTAGGCCTAAATCCCAACCTCCTGCTGCTACATATATTGCAGTGTTACATGGCAAGGCCCATGTCACAGGCAACCTTGGCAGCCAGTGTCCAAACTTAACAAAACACATCCTTATTCAATGCACTTGCAAGCTAAGCGGTTTTGAAGTGGTAATCTTGTCAGATTTGTAATTAAGAAAGCAAGGGGGAAAGAATAGAGCCCCTTTTAAAGCGTAGAATTCAAATTTGGGAGTCTGTATCTAGCTTCAAGGTCTGCTTCAGACCTCATACTAGCGTTTGAGCAGGTGACTGTTGTCAGTTTCACTTCTATAAAAGTAGGTAGCTgcgcttcccatgtaggagaGAAGGAAGATTCAGTTAATGTCTGAGATGCATTGATTATGGTGATAACTTGCATATATGCTGTGCAAAGGTGATTTGAATGCTCCAGTCCTTTTGAGTAAGATATATGTAATAACTTATTTAAGACTTAAATAGCACCTGAGTTTCAGAAGATAAGCTAATGCATTCGTTATCTCTGGTTCTCTTTTCTAAAATCTTAGGCTGTTGATGTTCGTTGCTTGTGACAAGCATTTCTGGTTCTGCAACAGCTCAACTGAATTAAATGTATATAGTGtaaaagtaactttaaaagcTTTGTTGTTCCAGTATTATGTGGAATACGCAGTTCACGGAAGTAGAATTTTGGTTTAGCAGTGCTTTTGTAGTGGTTGTCTGGTGGAACATATAATCTCCTTGGACTAATCTTGCAGTGAACAAAGCAGGTCCTAAGAATGTTGTATTAATGCTTGGTTTaacttaaaatcattttctaatctccaaattaaataatttttcaaagattATGTTTAGTTTATCAGAATTGCTGAATGTGTTGTTGCAATTTCCCCACAGTGAAGctatgctgctgctgctaaaaatGTCAGCAGGATGGCAGAAGAAATGataggagaaaattaaaatggctgttcaggtttgttttttgttttttttttaaataacaaacaaCTGTCTCTTGCCTCCTAAGGCTAACCAGGGAGTAACTTCAGTCACTTCTCAGCTAAATTGTTGACTATGCACATCCCGTTAAGTAACTTAGAAATCTTTCATCTAAAATTGAAATGGACATGAATGATCACTTCAGAGGGTGTTAGAATTTGATATTATGACTAACTCAGGTTTTCAAGGCTTTACCTCTTGCCAGTTTTGGAACATGGCttaaatgagatatttttattaGATCATTGACAGAGTCTAGGATTGTAACTGGCTTCATAAAAGCCCAGTAAAAACTATTTCAATGCTGTTTCACTCCAGAAGAGGTTGTACTTTCTTCGCTACTAATACTTATTTACATCTTTGAAGTGCGATTGTTTTTTCATAATTTAGAAACTGTCTTGAAGCAGGAGTCTGTCAAAATTTATTTACTGTGTGTTTCTGGTTTTTGTAAACAAATGTCTCCATACTTCTCAATTAAAGTACCTGCTAGGATGTCAAGTACGGGGTGCACAGTatataatatttttctgataCAGTCTAATCCTGTTTTGTGgactaaaataaaacatctttacaTCAAGCAGAAATTATACTACTCATAGCATTTTTAGGTGTTTGATAGCAAAAATAACATGTGGGAAATACTGTGATAAACAGTAAATTTGTCATAAAACTTAGACCACACGTGTTACCTCAGGCAGGTAATTTTGCGTAGTCAAATGGGAAGGACCGAAATTATATTTGTATGTAAGTAAGGATGGGGCAGGCAAGGTTGTGTGTTCATGGTATAATGCATGAGTATGTGATAATATACCTTACAGTTAAAGGTTTGTATAATTTAGATGCCTACTGACTTATAttttaatgtgtgtgtgttaatttCTACTGTACATGTATGAGCTAAGTTTAGAAACTAAACCTTCCCCTAATTCCACTTAAGGATAAATATGCTACatctaggaaataaaaatgtgacaTGGTTTTCTTTCAGGAATGAAGACATTATGACATTAAAGGGGAGGGATTCTTGTGCATTTAACTCGGTAACTGCAAAATGAAAGCCTATTTTACCATAATTGCCCAGAGAATAGCTTCTTATCAAggtcttttttttcattatcaattAAATTTTAAGCTCCTGTTTTACCTTTACACCTCTCCAAAAGCGTtcagtttttattattaaattatcagttttgttttcatttaactaGCCTCGTTAAACAAATTAGATGgtttagcagggaaaaaaatgcttggaGGCAAGCACCAGGGCATTTTAGATCATTAATTGTCTGAAGTCTGTAAGCAGCTGACGACGGAGGCAAAACGTGAGCTTGGCTTGCACAAAGCAGTTACTCCACTTGTATAGGACTGTGCATGTCACTGCGAGCTCTCAGTTGTACGTAAAGGGCATTCGTTTCTCTGGATGTTGGTTTAGCGTAGTATCTTTCCAGTTGATACTGGATGTCAAATTAGCATCTTGGCTATACTTAAAAATACTTCTCATGGTAATTGGTCGTTGTGGTTAAAAATAATGGCAAGGCTGTTTACTGTGATTCTATGTcttaatattttggaaaataaattttgcaatAATGAAAGCTTATGTCTTTTGATCTGTAATACAAACAATTAAAGTTTTGGTAATGTGTATTGCTTTtatatttcctgttttcttctgtttaggTAAAAAACTTTGCTGTCATTTATCTTGTGGATATCACAGAAGTACCAGACTTCAACAAGATGTACGAGTTGTACGATCCCTGTACTGTCATGTTTTTCTTCAGGTACATGATGGTTCTGGAATGTAACTCAGTTAAATTTATTGTGCGTCAAATACAGTGTCTCAGCAGATCATTTCTAGGTGCATATCAGCAtactgatgcttttattttcattgctctACAAAAGAATGAGGTGATTAAATAGGAAAATTACTTGTTTTCCAGTTAGCGTAGTAACAGTGTTTTGATAATGGAATACAAATTAGCAATAGTGAAAACTGTTTTTATTATCCGTTGTTCTTAGTTTTAAATCTGAAACTCCCTGTAGAGGTCAAGCTTGTCAAACTTGCTTTAAAGATATACCCAAAgtattaagggtttttttggagCCAAGGTGTCTACATTGATGAGATAAAACGTGCTACTGGCAAGCATGGAACTCTCTCTGGTGTTAGTAGTGGGAAAGAATATAAACAATGGGGAATATGCTGAAGGATAATTGCACTGAGTAGCAGTCTTGGGGCCATGTCTGCAGTCTTTGTTCTAGCTTTAGAAATAGGCAGTAAAATGTCAACTTGAGTGACAGGAGTGGATACTCTTTCTTGGAGGCTTATTTTGCAAGCCTTTTTACATTGTAAGGGCTTCTTTTGAATCCTACAAAGCATTCTTGTGGGAGTATAAAGTTTCTTTCTGAATTATAATACCATATTAActtgtctgtttctttttctctccctttaaaGGAACAAACACATCATGATTGACTTAGGTACAGGTAATAACAACAAGATCAACTGGGCAATGGAAGATAAGCAAGAGATGATTGACATTACAGAAACTGTTTATAGAGGAGCCCGCAAAGGTCGAGGTTTGGTGGTATCGCCAAAAGATTATTCCACTAAATACAGATACTGACATTTCTTTggggctgccttttttttaaccCTACATCCACTTAAATTTAttcttgtgtatgtgtgtacatatatatatattaaaagaaaaaaaccaacccaaatcctTCAACTTTGAgcatattttgaattatttcaaaGGTTAGAATTCCATTTGGAAAAGTAAAAGACATGAAGCCTGGAACTCTCTGACTGCAGTAATACTGTAGAT of the Larus michahellis chromosome 2, bLarMic1.1, whole genome shotgun sequence genome contains:
- the TXNL4A gene encoding thioredoxin-like protein 4A isoform X2, producing MAVQVKNFAVIYLVDITEVPDFNKMYELYDPCTVMFFFRNKHIMIDLGTGNNNKINWAMEDKQEMIDITETVYRGARKGRGLVVSPKDYSTKYRY
- the TXNL4A gene encoding thioredoxin-like protein 4A isoform X1, whose amino-acid sequence is MSYMLPHLHNGWQVDQAILSEEDRVVVIRFGHDWDPTCMKMDEVLYSIAEKVKNFAVIYLVDITEVPDFNKMYELYDPCTVMFFFRNKHIMIDLGTGNNNKINWAMEDKQEMIDITETVYRGARKGRGLVVSPKDYSTKYRY
- the TXNL4A gene encoding thioredoxin-like protein 4A isoform X3, with the translated sequence MYELYDPCTVMFFFRNKHIMIDLGTGNNNKINWAMEDKQEMIDITETVYRGARKGRGLVVSPKDYSTKYRY